Below is a window of Impatiens glandulifera chromosome 2, dImpGla2.1, whole genome shotgun sequence DNA.
TCATTAAGGACAAAATTGAATTTTAGGATTGTCTTGCGAGATTTACATGTGAAAAGTGTATCTCATCTTTTCTATTCTATCTATTGTCATTACATGGGATTTCTTATGCCAAACTTGTTTGATCTGGGGTTATTTGATGCAGTGTATTAAGTAAAAGGGGGCGTTTTGAATGATGCGACGGTAGATTAAATTacgatttatttgaaaataattccaattccaaataattcaaatagaGCTTAAAGTTTCTCATCCTAAGTACTTTTCCCATGTTTTCTATTTTATCTACTTGTGTTGTTGATAAATGAGGAGTTTAGATGGACCCCCATGAATAGAGGTCTCATCATGTGATTGTTTGTGCTTTTAACTTTGTGGTTATTGATTGGTCTACTTGAGAAGCATCTTCTCattatgaacaatttatttattttttcttaaagcACAAACTATTCACATGATGAAactttcattaaaattaaaattgaccCCACTATTTAAGAATTGTTTTCCTAAAGAGACTATTAAAGAAAGGAAACCAACTTTCATGGAACAATCAATCATCAAACTTTAAATAAGGGTATAAGTAAACTAATTGATCAATCGAACTGATTAACTCCTAAGCCCGACAATTTATAAATCTGTTTAATCATGACTCAACGATTGAGTTGGCCGATTTAATAGTGTTGAACATTCAAACCGAttgaaatatacataatttagtTGATTGAAATGAATCGATGAAACAAAATATTAGGTttgaatatcaattttattttttattttgtataaacttTGATTAGTTATCTACATGAAAATCACAATACCATAGTCAACTTGATGTCACCAAAATATGTCAATAGTTTAGATGCCCTAACAAGATCAAGAATTGAGAagcaaaattattattatttgaaatagataATACTTATGATTGCTTCAATTCCATGATgtgaagaatcaaataaaacatcatAGACTGAAATTTAAAAACTCACAAAAGAAAAAGgctgtacaaaattatttacatatttcTCAAATCACACAACCAAATTAGAGTGCCCCCAATTTATTTATCGATTAATAATTCAACAAGCAAGAGGCAAAAATACCCATAATAACTTCCACCCAACTTCATCTTTTCCAATTTTGTCTCCTACAAAGGAGCCGATGATCTCTTGGATCCGGTTTCATCTTTTCCAACTTCGGCTCCTTTGTAGGAGTCGTTGATCTCTTGGATTCGGATTCGGCCTGCCAACCATCCAAGTCTCCTTCACAATATCACCCGAATTCATATAGAAATCTATGTCATGTCTCATAACCGCTTCCAAACTGTTTGTTTTTTTcgaattctcttcttctttctcttctaaTCCTATCTCCTCCGGCCAGCTTATGGCTGGAGCAGATCGACTCCTCATTAATAACAAAGCATTTGGCGGCGGCGGAGGACCAAAACTTGAATCTTCCCACCGTTCGCTTTCGTAATGATCAGCCCAATGATGTCGTGTCTCGGGCACgtcatcttcttcatcgtcgTCGTCAGATGTCATGGCTGTAGTGGAGAATGATCCTAAACATCGAAAATTAAGCCTAATTCCGCGAAGACATGTCATGAAATGCATGGCTTCTTTCTTGAAAACAGAGGAGTTTAGAAAAGTGTTCTTGATGCTCTGTTTTCTTTTACCACCATGAAGTCTCTCAATTTCTTCAATAACAGACTGCCAATTATTCTTGCTTTTCGGTCTAACTTTAATCTGCCCGGCGCAAGTCACCTTCGGGGATGTGGGTTCTGAGACATCGGAGGTGGATTTTGTCTTAGCCCATAATATTGGGCTTTCCTGGCGGCGGCGGTGGTTGTGGTTGTGGTTGTGGTGGTGGTGGCGGTTGTTGCGGCGGGGAAAGTGGTTTTTCTTGTTGGAAGAATCGGATGAACGAATTGGACTGTTTAAGGGTTTTGGCATTAGTGATAGATGAGCTCTTGATGGAAAACAAACAAGAAGATCAGCAGAGGGTGGTGGAGCTCTCTTATTCATCATATTGAAAACAAAGATAGAAGTTTAGAACTTTGATTCTATATAGTTGTTAGAGTTTGGGACCAGTTTTGTTTGgttagattttttaaaagagaaaaggAGGGGAAGTGTAATTTGACAGCTTCCTAATGCTACTTTATGTCCTGTCTTCCTCACTTTGCCaatctgtttttattttatttttatgaaagaatGAATAGAAAAGAATTGATAGGCATGGGGTTGAGTTTTCATGAAGATCCAATGATGCTATCCACTAACCAAAGTCTAGTTTATATTTTCCATTATGCATGCACTTGCAATACTCTCAAGTCTCAATTGtccttatttttcatttt
It encodes the following:
- the LOC124927239 gene encoding uncharacterized protein LOC124927239, translated to MMNKRAPPPSADLLVCFPSRAHLSLMPKPLNSPIRSSDSSNKKNHFPRRNNRHHHHNHNHNHRRRQESPILWAKTKSTSDVSEPTSPKVTCAGQIKVRPKSKNNWQSVIEEIERLHGGKRKQSIKNTFLNSSVFKKEAMHFMTCLRGIRLNFRCLGSFSTTAMTSDDDDEEDDVPETRHHWADHYESERWEDSSFGPPPPPNALLLMRSRSAPAISWPEEIGLEEKEEENSKKTNSLEAVMRHDIDFYMNSGDIVKETWMVGRPNPNPRDQRLLQRSRSWKR